In the genome of Caulobacter flavus, the window TCGACTTGGGCGCGCCCAGCGTGCGGGTGACGTTGTACTTGGCCAGCGCCTTGTCCCAGTCGACGATCAGCCAGGCCTGGTCGTCGTGCTCGCGGAAGATCTTGTAGTAGTCGTTGACACGGTCATCGAGCGTGCCCCTTTCCCAGGCCGTCTTGTTCACGTCGTCGTTGGTCTGGGTGAAGCCCGAGTTCTCGAAGCCGCGGAACGACACGCCGCCCTTCAGGGTCAGATTGTCGTCGAAGGCGTACGAGCCGTTGAACTCGGCGTTCTTCAGCTTGGTCGTCTGGTAGGTGGCCGAGAAGTCGATCTCGTGGGCGCGGTAGTTGTTGGGATCAGTGGTGTCCCAGCCGTAGGTGTTCTTGCCGGTCTTGCCGCGATAGTCGGTGATCAGGTCGCCGAACGCCTCGGTGTAGAACTTGTCCGAGATCGGGATGTCGTAGTCCGAGGTCTCCTGGCCGATGTGGCCGTCGAACTTCAGCTTGTCCGACACTGCCCACTCGCCGGTCAGCACCAGCTGCTTGAAGGTGTTCTCGGTCTCCTGGCGACGGGTCTCGGTGGCGAACACTGTGTTGGCGACGTCGGCGTAGATGATGGTGTTGTACTGGTCGTACTGGATCGCGCGCAGCACCGGCGCCGGCGCGGTGACGCCCGAGTGCGGGGTGGCCGCGCCCAGGATGGTCGATCCGACGCTGGCGCGGGTGGCCAGGTGGTTCTCGCTGCGGTCGTTGGAGAACTTGCCGTACAGGCCGTCCAGGGTGAGGGTCAGGTTCTCGACCGGACGCCATTGCACGGCGGTGGTCACGCCCAGGCGCTCGTTGTCGGCGCCCCACACCGACAGGCGGTTGCCGCGCTGGAAGATCAGCTCGCCGTTCAGGGCCTTGGCCCGGTCGGCGGCGCTGAGGTTGACGACGTTGGCGGCGACGGCCTTCTGAACGCCCGCGCCGTAGGTGTTGTAGCCCTGTTCCTCGACCTGGCGCTTGGAGTAGGCCACCGAGACCAGCACGCCGAACTTGTCGTCCCAGTTCTGGCTGAACATGCCGGCGACGCGCGGCTGGAAGTCCTTGGTGGCGCTGTTGGTGCCGCCCTGCAGCGACAGCGCGGCCTTGCGGCCCGAATATTCGAACGGCTTGGCGGTGTAGAGGCCGACCGTGCCGGCCATGCCGCCTTCGTCCTGCTCGGCCGAGAACGACTTGCGCACGTCGATCTTCGAGAACAGCTCCGAGGCGAAGATGTTGAAGTCGAACGAGCGGTCGCGCGAGGTCTGGCCGCGGCTGTCCATCGGCGAGTCGACGTTGCCCAGCACTTCCATGCCGTTCAGCTGCACGCGGGTGAAGTCGGGACCCAGGCCGCGCAGCGAGACGCGGCGGCCTTCGCCGGCTTCGCGGTTGATGGCCACGCCCGGCAGGCGCTGCAGCGACTCGGCGAGGTTGAGGTCGGGGAACTTGGCCATGTCCTCGGCGACGATCACGTCGGCGACGATGCTGCTGTCGCGCTTCATCTCGCGGGCCACGCCCAGCGACTTGCGGAAGCCCTGGACGACGATGGCCTCGACGGCGTCGGCGTCATCGGCGGTGGCGATCGGCGCGTCGGCCGACAGGTCGGCGGCGTAAGCCGGAGCGGCAAGCATGGCGAAGGCCAGGACGGCCGACGCGGCGCCGAGCGACAGCGCTTTCTTCGTGGTGGACATGAGACCCCCTGCAACTGGATCGCCGGAAGCCTCCAAGAGCGGGCCGCCGGCGCGATGGCGGGGCGGTTAGGGCGAAATTGTGACCCTGTGTTACGAGTTTGATAACGGCTCGATGAAGCCCCGCGTCGAGGCCCCGACTTTCCCCGCATTTGTTGCGAACCAGCCGCAGGATGGTCACGGGCGCCTGACGTCGGACCGTCATGCGCCGTCGCTAGAGAGGCCGCTTCGGTTTGCGGAGGGCGTGTGATGCTGGGTCTGGCGGCGGCGATGGCGATGGCGGCGGCGGGTTCGCAAGCGCCGTTGCGGATGAACGACCTTCAGGCCGTGGGCACCCACAACTCCTACAAGCAGGCCATCCCGGCGCAGGAGCTGGCGGCCATGGTCGCCGCGCGCGGCCGGCCGGTGCTGGGGCTCGACTACGCCCACCGGCCACTGGCCGAGCAGCTCGACGCCGGCGCCCGCCAGCTGGAGATCGACGTCGTCGCCGACCCGCAAGGCGGCCGCTACGCCGGGCCGCTCACCGCCCTGGGCGGCGGAACGGTCCTGCCGCCGGCGACGGCTCAGGCGCTGGCCAGGCCCGGCTTCAAGACCCTGCACATGCCCGACGTCGACTTCCGCAGCTCGTGCGTGACCTTCGTCGAATGCCTGTCGCAGGTCCGCGCCTGGTCGGACGCCCACCGCGACCACGCCCCGATCCTGATCCTGCTGAACGCCAAGGAGGGCCAGGCCAGCCTGCCGGGGGGCG includes:
- a CDS encoding TonB-dependent receptor, which codes for MSTTKKALSLGAASAVLAFAMLAAPAYAADLSADAPIATADDADAVEAIVVQGFRKSLGVAREMKRDSSIVADVIVAEDMAKFPDLNLAESLQRLPGVAINREAGEGRRVSLRGLGPDFTRVQLNGMEVLGNVDSPMDSRGQTSRDRSFDFNIFASELFSKIDVRKSFSAEQDEGGMAGTVGLYTAKPFEYSGRKAALSLQGGTNSATKDFQPRVAGMFSQNWDDKFGVLVSVAYSKRQVEEQGYNTYGAGVQKAVAANVVNLSAADRAKALNGELIFQRGNRLSVWGADNERLGVTTAVQWRPVENLTLTLDGLYGKFSNDRSENHLATRASVGSTILGAATPHSGVTAPAPVLRAIQYDQYNTIIYADVANTVFATETRRQETENTFKQLVLTGEWAVSDKLKFDGHIGQETSDYDIPISDKFYTEAFGDLITDYRGKTGKNTYGWDTTDPNNYRAHEIDFSATYQTTKLKNAEFNGSYAFDDNLTLKGGVSFRGFENSGFTQTNDDVNKTAWERGTLDDRVNDYYKIFREHDDQAWLIVDWDKALAKYNVTRTLGAPKSIFEVQEDTTAGYLQLDWKTEVAGMALRGNVGARAYDTELTSSGVMAVRGVNTATTVKKTYSGVLPAFNAVLEVSDQFQIRAAAAQNINRPSLGAYAMNGSISVDGTTVTVSSGNPNLEPYTSDEFDLAAEWYFGSVGMLTAGVFHKKIDNLIASTTTSALYSDTGLAEGLVAGVTGSTPVTWTRSINNAGATLTGLELSAQSDFFFLPGPLKNLGMVANLTLIDSETTNKINTRDVKGQMYGLSDVNANVTLYYETAKWGGRVSSNYRSDYTVDSGGFEATTYVDASAFYQVSPRIRLTLDGVNLTDEREAQYNSFYVYDTVNKVEITAPGAHRLWNHTKSGRTIFFGANIQF